Proteins encoded by one window of Martelella endophytica:
- a CDS encoding thiamine pyrophosphate-dependent enzyme, with amino-acid sequence MKRFDCMKTLAEKLSDELVILSLGASVDEWYNAAPHMREGSLFQQQLGCVTPEAFGLAVGLPHRRIVSLDTDGGMMFNLGILATLGNEKPENLLVIVWDNECYQSIGGPPTHTASGTVDLAAIARGAGISQAHTARDLESFGRLCREGLVAKEPFVIIAKVSGDVAPDIRRKHSDGREDKYIFVRHVEKTENIVIMGPSEHN; translated from the coding sequence ATGAAACGTTTTGACTGCATGAAAACGCTCGCCGAAAAGCTCAGCGACGAGCTTGTCATCCTTTCGCTCGGCGCCTCGGTCGATGAATGGTACAATGCAGCGCCACATATGCGCGAGGGCAGCCTGTTCCAGCAGCAGCTCGGCTGCGTCACACCCGAGGCCTTCGGGCTTGCCGTCGGGTTGCCGCATCGTCGTATCGTCTCGCTCGACACCGACGGCGGCATGATGTTCAACCTCGGCATTCTGGCGACGCTCGGCAACGAGAAACCCGAGAACCTGCTTGTGATCGTCTGGGACAATGAATGCTACCAGTCGATCGGCGGCCCGCCGACGCACACGGCTTCAGGGACCGTCGACCTTGCCGCCATCGCCCGCGGGGCAGGTATCAGTCAGGCACATACGGCGCGCGATCTGGAGAGTTTCGGGCGTCTCTGCCGGGAAGGTCTGGTGGCAAAGGAACCGTTCGTGATCATCGCCAAGGTCTCCGGCGACGTCGCCCCGGATATCCGTCGCAAGCATTCCGACGGACGCGAGGACAAATACATCTTCGTGCGCCATGTCGAAAAAACGGAAAACATCGTCATCATGGGGCCGAGCGAGCACAATTGA
- a CDS encoding ABC transporter ATP-binding protein translates to MQQQSPSRQSVLELENLGLTFSADSHPVTALEDISLKVGKGDFVALIGPSGCGKSSILRLVAGLQTPTCGHLFIGGRERAANAVSVGLAFQNPTMLPWLTIERNIMLPLKVVPPFRHSYRKERNGAFRDKVNDLLKLVGLEQFSQHYPWQLSGGMLQRANLCRALIHEPELLLLDEPFGALDQFTREELWEIMQNIWQTRHPTVLLVTHDLREAAFLASRTIVMSPRPGRIISDMEVPLSRPRTNEQSYSAEAIEFCRQLRHLISDPEKGADR, encoded by the coding sequence ATGCAGCAGCAATCTCCATCCCGACAGAGCGTTCTAGAACTGGAGAACCTCGGCCTTACCTTCAGCGCCGACAGCCATCCGGTCACGGCCCTCGAGGATATCTCGCTCAAGGTCGGGAAAGGTGACTTCGTTGCGCTCATCGGCCCGTCAGGCTGCGGCAAGTCGTCCATCTTGCGGCTTGTGGCCGGGCTGCAGACGCCGACCTGCGGCCACCTGTTCATTGGTGGGCGCGAACGCGCGGCCAATGCGGTTTCTGTGGGGCTGGCCTTCCAGAACCCGACCATGCTTCCCTGGCTGACCATCGAACGCAATATCATGCTGCCGCTCAAGGTCGTGCCACCGTTCCGCCATTCCTATCGCAAGGAACGCAACGGTGCCTTTCGCGACAAGGTCAACGATCTCTTGAAGCTGGTCGGGCTTGAGCAGTTTTCGCAGCATTATCCGTGGCAGCTTTCGGGCGGCATGCTGCAGCGCGCCAATCTCTGTCGTGCGCTGATCCATGAGCCGGAACTGCTGTTGCTCGATGAGCCCTTCGGCGCACTCGACCAGTTCACCCGCGAAGAGCTCTGGGAAATCATGCAGAACATCTGGCAGACCCGGCACCCGACAGTCCTGCTCGTGACCCATGATCTGAGAGAGGCCGCCTTCCTCGCGAGCCGGACAATCGTCATGAGCCCCAGGCCCGGACGGATCATCTCCGATATGGAGGTGCCGCTTTCACGGCCGCGCACCAACGAGCAGAGCTATTCTGCAGAGGCGATCGAATTCTGCCGCCAGCTTCGGCATCTCATTTCCGATCCTGAAAAGGGGGCAGACCGATGA
- a CDS encoding LacI family DNA-binding transcriptional regulator, producing MLDEQKKNGPRKKRQRRPTMGDVAQLAGVSQATVSLVLNDVGGSRVQASTVEAVRKAARDVGYSLTRRSRVGRGTTQTIGYVIEDTFTNPMVNIAIEAARQAAWEADAVLFVLPTLGDSQLRSAALDVLLEQRLVGVILSSFFTNRIRPPSALRNIASVLVNCYDERGQLPALLPAHADGARRGVAHLVSRGHRRIAMINGDRALDAFRDRVAGYKGALKSAGLSFDNGLFIQDCSDVTGGREATARLMDLPDPPSAIFCATDTIAIGAYEELQRRGIVVGRDVAILGFDNDPKARWLDPGLSTVEVPHAEMGRRAVQHLLAVRDHEEEICVSGNLRVATPLILRGST from the coding sequence ATGCTGGACGAGCAGAAGAAGAACGGGCCGCGCAAGAAGCGACAGAGGCGGCCGACCATGGGGGATGTCGCGCAGCTTGCCGGTGTCAGCCAGGCGACCGTGTCGCTCGTCCTCAACGACGTCGGCGGTTCGCGTGTTCAGGCCAGCACGGTGGAAGCCGTGCGCAAGGCCGCCCGCGATGTCGGCTATTCGCTGACCCGACGCTCGCGTGTCGGCCGCGGCACCACCCAGACGATCGGCTATGTGATCGAGGACACGTTCACCAACCCGATGGTCAACATCGCCATCGAGGCCGCGCGTCAGGCCGCATGGGAAGCAGATGCCGTGCTGTTCGTTCTGCCGACACTCGGCGACTCGCAACTTCGCTCGGCTGCCCTCGACGTCCTGCTCGAGCAGCGGCTGGTTGGCGTTATCCTGTCGTCCTTCTTCACCAACCGCATTCGTCCGCCTTCGGCATTGCGCAATATCGCCTCTGTGCTCGTCAATTGTTATGACGAAAGGGGCCAGCTCCCGGCGCTGCTTCCCGCCCATGCAGATGGCGCGCGGCGCGGTGTCGCCCATCTTGTCTCCCGCGGACACCGTCGCATAGCCATGATCAACGGCGATCGCGCGCTGGATGCCTTTCGCGACCGCGTGGCGGGCTATAAGGGCGCGTTGAAAAGCGCCGGCCTGAGTTTTGACAATGGTCTCTTCATTCAGGATTGCTCCGATGTCACCGGCGGCCGAGAGGCGACCGCGCGACTGATGGATTTGCCGGACCCGCCGAGCGCGATTTTCTGCGCCACCGACACGATCGCGATCGGAGCCTATGAGGAGCTTCAGCGTCGGGGCATCGTCGTCGGGCGCGATGTCGCGATCCTTGGCTTCGACAATGACCCCAAGGCGCGCTGGCTCGATCCCGGCCTCTCGACCGTCGAGGTGCCGCACGCCGAAATGGGGCGACGGGCCGTGCAGCATCTGCTGGCCGTCCGCGATCATGAGGAGGAGATCTGCGTTTCGGGAAATCTGCGGGTTGCGACACCGCTGATCCTCAGGGGATCGACATGA
- a CDS encoding sulfatase family protein → MGNRPNLIYVFADQLRYDALGCTGFDRAATPNIDRFRQQAVSLSNAVSNTPVCTAYRASLMTGKHQTSTGMVINELRIHPGQRCLGHVLTDAGYETAYIGKWHLFANAFGNHTDPRNSFVPCGPHRLGFDGEWAAYNFHHENYSPAAYYHTESPEKIFYGDGVYEPTAQTDLAIDFLRRKADAPFAIVLSWGPPHLPWRPDNVPEQFYRLFRDAEFAHPPNYRDRDDGHADDWQRFRSSEERAALTAWQRGYHAQVASLDVEFGRLMAALQASGAADNTIVVFTSDHGEMFGAQGRHAKLTFYEEAARVPFFLRWPAGLDAGTDVDVPFGAVDILPTLCGLMGLDAPESADGLDLAAALRGQAGAEPEASLLMCCGATAAWGDGYEWRAARSRRYTYAIYRSDGSEHFYDRGTDPFQTVNLADDPAHSDEKQRLRAWMLAEMLRIGDDFRPNSWYEANWTDGNRNVIRSAIAEFGMPVPP, encoded by the coding sequence ATGGGCAATCGCCCGAACCTTATCTACGTCTTTGCCGATCAGCTCCGTTATGATGCCCTCGGCTGCACTGGTTTCGATCGCGCCGCCACCCCCAATATCGATCGGTTTCGGCAACAGGCCGTTTCGCTTTCCAACGCCGTTTCCAACACGCCCGTCTGCACCGCCTACCGTGCCTCGCTGATGACCGGCAAGCATCAGACCTCGACAGGGATGGTGATCAACGAGCTCCGCATCCATCCGGGTCAGCGCTGCCTTGGCCACGTGCTGACGGATGCGGGTTATGAGACGGCCTATATTGGCAAGTGGCATCTCTTCGCCAACGCTTTCGGCAATCATACCGATCCGCGGAACTCCTTCGTCCCCTGCGGACCGCATCGGCTGGGCTTTGACGGTGAGTGGGCAGCCTATAATTTCCACCACGAGAACTATTCCCCGGCCGCCTACTATCATACGGAATCGCCCGAGAAGATTTTCTACGGAGACGGCGTCTACGAGCCGACTGCGCAGACCGACCTCGCGATCGATTTTCTGCGGCGCAAGGCAGACGCCCCTTTTGCAATAGTGCTTTCCTGGGGGCCGCCGCATCTTCCGTGGCGACCGGACAACGTGCCGGAGCAATTCTATCGGCTCTTCCGTGATGCGGAATTTGCCCACCCGCCCAATTACCGTGATCGCGACGATGGTCACGCCGACGACTGGCAACGTTTTCGCTCGAGCGAAGAACGTGCCGCGCTCACGGCCTGGCAGCGCGGCTATCACGCGCAGGTCGCTTCGCTGGATGTCGAGTTCGGCCGTCTCATGGCTGCACTGCAGGCCAGCGGCGCGGCAGACAACACCATCGTGGTGTTCACCTCCGACCATGGCGAGATGTTCGGGGCGCAGGGCCGGCACGCGAAGCTCACCTTCTACGAGGAGGCTGCACGGGTTCCCTTCTTCCTGCGCTGGCCCGCCGGCCTCGACGCGGGAACCGATGTCGATGTGCCATTCGGCGCGGTCGATATCCTGCCAACGCTTTGCGGGCTGATGGGGCTTGATGCGCCCGAAAGCGCGGATGGTCTTGATCTGGCCGCAGCGCTTCGTGGCCAAGCCGGCGCCGAACCGGAGGCAAGCCTGTTGATGTGCTGCGGCGCGACAGCCGCCTGGGGCGACGGATACGAATGGCGCGCCGCGCGCAGCCGGCGCTACACTTATGCCATCTACCGGTCAGACGGCAGCGAGCACTTTTACGATCGGGGTACCGATCCGTTCCAGACTGTCAACCTCGCCGACGATCCCGCGCATTCCGACGAAAAGCAACGGCTTCGCGCATGGATGCTCGCCGAGATGCTTCGGATCGGCGATGACTTCCGGCCCAACAGTTGGTATGAAGCCAACTGGACCGACGGGAACCGCAACGTGATCCGCTCCGCGATCGCCGAATTTGGCATGCCGGTACCACCATGA
- a CDS encoding LysR family transcriptional regulator, with product MELRRLGLFSNRLIYFQAVAEKGSIRRAALELNVAPSSISRSISDLEAELGALLFERVGRRMRLSSAGEMLLHHARLSQRQLSSGISFIEDLQGLKRGEVKIAVIESVMRNLMLQELDRFWEYQPGIRVESFVSGSQDAFDGVADGHYDLAIAFDTPVPVKARKIAGAFLNLGILLPPEHPLAGRKSLRLRDLQGENLLMANASLTLGQVLNQALSKLGFELRIRAVSNSIDTLLRLTEMGHGVTLQTRLGAETEIATGRLCFIPLAEPGLKPRELVMICRSEQQLPHGPSALAQQLSARFDGLDEGKA from the coding sequence ATGGAACTGAGACGTCTTGGACTTTTTTCCAACCGGCTGATCTATTTTCAGGCCGTCGCCGAGAAAGGGTCGATCCGCCGGGCCGCGCTGGAGCTGAATGTCGCCCCATCTTCGATCAGTCGCAGCATTTCTGATCTGGAGGCGGAGCTGGGTGCCTTGCTGTTTGAGCGGGTGGGACGGCGGATGCGGCTCAGCAGTGCCGGCGAGATGCTGCTGCATCACGCGCGCCTCAGCCAACGTCAGCTCTCGTCGGGCATTTCCTTTATCGAGGATCTCCAGGGGCTGAAGCGTGGCGAGGTCAAGATCGCGGTTATCGAAAGCGTCATGCGCAATCTCATGCTGCAGGAACTCGATCGGTTCTGGGAGTATCAGCCGGGTATCAGGGTCGAAAGCTTCGTCTCCGGCTCTCAGGACGCCTTCGACGGCGTCGCCGATGGCCATTACGATCTCGCCATCGCCTTCGATACCCCGGTTCCGGTCAAGGCGCGCAAGATTGCCGGCGCGTTTCTCAACCTCGGCATCCTGTTGCCGCCGGAACATCCGCTTGCCGGTCGAAAGTCACTCAGGCTGCGCGATCTGCAGGGCGAGAACCTTCTGATGGCCAACGCCAGCCTGACGCTCGGACAGGTGCTCAATCAGGCCTTGTCGAAATTGGGCTTCGAGCTGAGAATAAGGGCCGTCTCGAACTCGATCGACACGCTGCTGCGTCTGACAGAGATGGGGCACGGCGTCACTTTACAGACGAGACTTGGCGCCGAGACCGAGATCGCCACCGGCCGCCTTTGCTTCATACCTCTCGCCGAGCCGGGACTGAAACCGCGCGAACTGGTGATGATCTGCCGTTCGGAACAGCAGTTGCCGCATGGCCCCTCCGCACTCGCCCAGCAGCTTTCAGCACGGTTCGACGGTCTGGACGAGGGAAAAGCGTGA
- a CDS encoding ABC transporter substrate-binding protein encodes MKTLIKSLLLAASLSFTAGSAFAENLPIKFTLDWKAQGPHSWFYLAKEKGYFADEGLDVTIDQGEGSSAAVTRVMSGAYDAGFGDINAVIRAAAKAPDEAPVMVYLVYNGAPFAIISEKDGDVQSLTDLEGKTVAAPTGSATFQLFPALAEANGFDASKVELLNASQNLIEQMLVRGQADAIAQFGQTSYMNFIAMGLDPNEDFNWFYYSDHGLDLYSNGVIVSRELIEDHPEAVKGLVAAINRAIMDVVADPQEGIDALVKVEPLTDTKLETERLQYTIDNQLETTETAEIGLGDLDMERLENSIEMNASLETFDTVPEASAIFDASFLPEKAERMLPTTN; translated from the coding sequence ATGAAAACGCTGATCAAATCTCTGCTGCTCGCAGCATCCTTAAGCTTTACGGCCGGCTCGGCCTTTGCCGAAAACCTGCCGATCAAGTTCACCCTCGACTGGAAGGCTCAGGGACCGCATTCCTGGTTCTATCTCGCCAAGGAGAAGGGCTATTTCGCCGATGAAGGGCTCGACGTCACCATCGATCAGGGCGAAGGCTCGTCAGCTGCCGTCACGCGGGTGATGTCTGGCGCCTATGATGCCGGCTTCGGCGATATCAACGCCGTGATCCGCGCCGCTGCCAAGGCGCCGGACGAGGCACCGGTCATGGTTTACCTCGTCTATAACGGCGCCCCATTCGCCATCATCTCCGAAAAGGATGGCGACGTGCAGTCGCTGACGGATCTTGAGGGCAAGACCGTTGCCGCCCCAACCGGATCTGCGACATTCCAGCTGTTTCCCGCGCTTGCGGAAGCCAACGGCTTCGATGCCAGCAAGGTCGAGCTTCTGAACGCCTCGCAGAACCTGATCGAGCAGATGCTTGTGCGCGGCCAGGCCGATGCCATCGCCCAGTTCGGCCAGACCAGCTACATGAACTTCATCGCCATGGGCCTCGATCCGAACGAGGACTTCAACTGGTTCTACTATTCCGACCACGGCCTCGACCTCTATTCGAACGGCGTGATCGTTTCTCGTGAGCTGATCGAGGATCATCCCGAGGCGGTGAAAGGTCTCGTCGCCGCGATCAACAGGGCTATCATGGATGTCGTAGCCGATCCGCAGGAAGGCATCGACGCGCTGGTGAAGGTCGAACCGCTGACCGATACCAAGCTGGAAACCGAGCGTCTGCAGTACACGATCGACAACCAGCTCGAGACCACCGAAACGGCTGAAATCGGGCTTGGCGATCTCGACATGGAGCGTCTGGAAAACTCGATCGAGATGAATGCGAGCCTGGAGACCTTCGATACGGTTCCGGAAGCCAGCGCCATCTTCGACGCAAGCTTCCTGCCGGAAAAGGCGGAACGCATGCTTCCGACCACCAACTGA
- a CDS encoding ABC transporter permease, whose protein sequence is MTDNVYWRRVAAPLLIVVALFVVWEASCRVFDISSFILPKPSAIFVTMVERFPALWPNLWQTIVTTTIGFALSLAIGIFFGALIGMSRLAYDALYPILVGISSIPKVALIPIFVVWLGAGTGPAILTACVISFFPIVVNVATGLATTEPELEDILQSLNASKLDIFWNVGLPRTMPYLFAAMKVAISIAFIGSITSETIASNRGIGNAMLIATTNFDMPLAFAALMLISITGVIFYFLFVMLENRMTGWAQRNKKTR, encoded by the coding sequence ATGACGGACAACGTGTACTGGCGGCGAGTGGCCGCGCCGCTTCTCATCGTCGTCGCGCTGTTTGTGGTCTGGGAAGCATCCTGCCGCGTCTTCGACATATCGAGCTTCATTCTGCCGAAACCGAGCGCGATCTTCGTCACCATGGTCGAGCGTTTCCCGGCGCTCTGGCCCAACCTTTGGCAGACGATCGTCACCACCACGATCGGCTTCGCGCTCAGCCTTGCCATCGGCATCTTCTTCGGTGCTCTGATCGGAATGTCGCGGCTTGCCTATGATGCGCTCTACCCGATCCTTGTCGGTATCTCTTCAATCCCGAAAGTGGCGTTGATCCCGATTTTCGTGGTCTGGCTCGGAGCCGGCACGGGCCCGGCCATTCTGACCGCCTGCGTGATTTCGTTCTTTCCCATCGTCGTCAATGTCGCGACCGGGCTTGCCACCACGGAGCCGGAACTCGAGGACATCCTGCAGTCGCTGAACGCCTCGAAACTCGACATCTTCTGGAACGTCGGCCTGCCACGCACCATGCCTTACCTTTTCGCCGCAATGAAAGTGGCGATCTCGATCGCCTTCATTGGCTCGATCACCTCGGAGACGATCGCCTCCAACCGTGGCATCGGCAATGCCATGCTGATCGCGACCACGAATTTCGACATGCCGCTCGCATTCGCGGCCCTGATGCTGATCTCGATCACGGGGGTCATTTTCTACTTCCTCTTTGTCATGCTCGAAAACCGCATGACCGGCTGGGCGCAACGCAACAAGAAGACCAGATAA
- a CDS encoding thiamine pyrophosphate-binding protein: MKSTAVDAVIRGLKAAGVSVVCYLPDSLFKELYPALDNDPDIRTIRVTNEGEGAAICGGLFLSGKRAALIMENSGLRASVEPLARMGLGAGIPVVMIMSYRGDIGENNWWAVPHGITMEPVLQALRIPYSVQRHEDDIERAITDAYELAYSSYYHTAVALSGSIVR; encoded by the coding sequence ATGAAATCCACGGCTGTCGATGCCGTCATCCGGGGTCTGAAGGCCGCCGGGGTGAGCGTTGTCTGCTATCTTCCGGACTCGCTGTTCAAGGAGCTCTATCCGGCGCTGGACAATGACCCCGACATCCGGACCATAAGAGTTACCAACGAGGGAGAAGGTGCTGCGATCTGCGGCGGCCTGTTCCTTTCAGGCAAGCGCGCGGCGCTGATCATGGAGAATTCCGGCCTCAGGGCCTCCGTCGAGCCGCTTGCCCGCATGGGGCTCGGCGCCGGCATCCCGGTTGTCATGATCATGAGTTATCGTGGCGATATCGGCGAGAACAACTGGTGGGCCGTACCACATGGCATCACCATGGAGCCGGTGCTCCAGGCGCTCAGGATCCCCTACAGCGTCCAGCGCCACGAAGACGACATCGAGCGCGCCATCACCGACGCTTACGAACTCGCCTATTCCAGCTACTACCACACCGCTGTGGCCCTATCGGGAAGCATTGTCCGATGA
- a CDS encoding nucleoside deaminase → MESEHDKFMCIAIEEAEKGRAMGEQPFGAAVVIDGEVVVSTPSLKVSRCDCTAHSETLAVGMATQKLGRRHIPEAVFYATCEPCPMCLGAILNSGIKTLVLGARNEDIKQLATLAFNFGDYSAESFAKMVGWDLAVVTGVMHEECVDLYRTAAVELTR, encoded by the coding sequence ATGGAAAGCGAACACGACAAATTCATGTGCATCGCCATCGAAGAAGCCGAGAAAGGCCGGGCGATGGGCGAACAGCCGTTTGGCGCCGCTGTCGTCATCGACGGCGAGGTGGTGGTCAGCACGCCGTCGCTCAAGGTCAGCCGCTGCGATTGCACGGCCCACTCGGAAACACTCGCCGTCGGCATGGCAACGCAGAAGCTTGGCCGCCGACATATTCCCGAAGCTGTGTTCTACGCGACTTGCGAGCCTTGCCCGATGTGCCTTGGCGCCATCCTGAATTCCGGTATCAAGACGCTGGTGCTCGGCGCCCGCAACGAGGACATCAAGCAGCTTGCGACGCTGGCTTTCAATTTCGGCGACTACAGCGCAGAGAGTTTCGCGAAGATGGTTGGCTGGGACCTGGCGGTGGTGACCGGCGTGATGCATGAGGAATGTGTCGATCTCTATCGCACGGCTGCCGTCGAGCTGACCCGCTGA